From one Parambassis ranga chromosome 5, fParRan2.1, whole genome shotgun sequence genomic stretch:
- the LOC114435850 gene encoding protein mono-ADP-ribosyltransferase PARP14-like isoform X1 yields the protein MTDSYQHPVYLECAALPSDRRKKVESYFHIRRLSGGGDCSPLTEVGDKVYRIAFAEKEAQQRVLQKSEHVVEFADGPLVLRVRDSPSPINTSTATKPNLDRTTSLQVISEQQTVLGPSLPSSADEYKLELDSYIVRYLQECPEAGKKLNMKLALVGCTAQFFLEKSREKSLVSVRGLAKPGAGNDWKAEVDKIFNGYKTYYESNPRKVSILLQPCDSNQTTDEIKVYSELGIAVVVGESSQVENRLEDVKRRGSRSSQKQTTVYRLGEAKLRLLWKKIECSVRQNFPDVKVSQGDDGCLILEGSVEEISMARQVISDQDSLVFERTVFDKNPHFLSFLRKVYGGPGVLGDFLGVTTKVEVEIRDTKLNFFAFSADKLNYAVKKMQEKFKDVRVEVPNCSVVPPELREKLKSKTNDMNQGQCRAHVVLGSDNTVWLLGHTKEVDELIETATEFILDHSSIGGKVVLPFPEMQQLLPEFLQLQTFDHSGVTFYPLTASSRPMVVLEGQSNKVTEVRTRLVPLLDSVMKTKVTIDLPGAVRYFESPSGRESILRVANSHKCLVSFEEQLHTSRQNLGVAKYSLQDGLQVLVCPGDITKQYADVIVNAANEDLKHHGGVAAALSKAGGPQVQEESTALAKHGKIPTGEVVVTTGGNLKCKKLLHAVGPIRGKVGGRERMLLEKTVRNALDLAETMELRSIAIPCISSGVFGVPIPVCSEAIVTAVNEFASEGGRSLTTIILIDNRDEVVSALKDACDRLLSQATTAQGMPSGLGSNMDATGENTDGGVGGTGGAPVGVQVEVIQGTIETQQMDVLVSPMAGHDPVSTQVGKTLDNIVGPQLTARFRIHAGGIIQPGDTVLVETLPAITSKAVTFLSLVCWDNNENGPAVQVLRQGIRSILTSCESRGFRSVAFPVLGTGAALRFPHRVASKVLLEEIGSFEQNRAGSSPFLIRIVIHPGDKESSKAFQAAQDSLHLRGFTDGANPAASFYSHVSVTDDEVTAMLSGVKLQMIRGDITNGGTDVIVNTTDFRNNQTDVSKAILTAAGPAVQAELAQRGIPADRICSTGPGMLGCREIIHASFNSDSQVILKNCIRILKHCEIKGYQSVAFPAINTGAAGMDYAKACKAMLDGMATAVNDLKPNSLSLIRIVIFKQPVFQSFRSELEKRFGQTGPVSLSLRDKAKKRMKKFQEKLHRTFSSSSPQSKAFLSSKPQPAVLSVISCGPDVVKTIQRELEAVLQKQLEERKVAVNKFSRLDDMELDAVLAKVKVLGISLEHIQSSDTPSGSRGGNVARSERRDRCGSAEDLYVLKGLKEDVLSVTELIYKAIERESQDKEEALIGLTVQWSIQHIDGTWQELSLHDNYLLEQAYLKKQAPFQMQMLGGMPEVTVDPTAKEARHLRTGITHKMKRSVSETAIELPTNWEPMNGNEFVMVELPPTHQEYQTVAQAFLQAAKYTIHKIERVQNQYQWLAYSVLRQRILTKNGLAELGEKSLYHGTSSESCSCIAKGRFDRGFAGTHAARYGKGVYFAVNAAYSARSFSPADTSSLKRLFVARVLTGRYTKGDRNMVAAPARGPDTTDCYDSLVDNEQQPSMFVIFHDDQAYPEYLITFS from the exons ATGACGGATTCTTACCAGCACCCCGTTTATCTGGAGTGCGCCGCTCTGCCCTCAGACCGGAGGAAGAAGGTGGAAAGCTATTTCCACATTCGGCGGCTGTCAGGCGGAGGAGACTGCAGCCCGCTGACAGAAGTTGGAGATAAAGTTTACAGAATTGCTTTTGCAGAGAAAGAAG CTCAACAACGTGTCCTGCAAAAATCTGAACATGTGGTGGAGTTTGCAGATGGACCTCTGGTTCTGAGAGTGCGAGACAGCCCCTCTCCCATCAACACCTCAACTGCAACCAAACCAAACCTTGACCGAACAACCTCTCTACAGGTGATCTCA GAACAGCAGACTGTTCTTGGACCAAGCCTTCCGTCAAGTGCTGATGAATATAAACTAGAGCTTGATAGTTATATTGTCCGTTACCTCCAGGAATGTCCGGAGGCTGGGAAAAAACTGAACATGAAGCTGGCTTTGGTGGGCTGCACTGCTCAGTTTTTCCTtgaaaaaagcagagaaaagagcTTGGTTTCAGTCAGGGGTCTTGCGAAGCCAGGTGCTGGAAATGATTGGAAAGCTGAGGTAGACAAAATTTTCAATGGCTACAAAACCTACTATGAGTCTAATCCTCGAAAAGTCAGCATTTTACTTCAGCCCTGTGACTCTAATCAGACCACAGATGAGATTAAAGTGTACAGTGAGCTTGGGATTGCAGTGGTAGTTGGAGAAAGTTCTCAAGTAGAGAACAGGTTGGAGGATGTTAAACGCCGAGGGTCACGTTCAAGCCAGAAGCAGACAACTGTGTATCGACTTGGTGAAGCCAAACTCCGCCTCCTTTGGAAGAAGATTGAATGCAGTGTGAGACAAAACTTTCCAGATGTGAAGGTCAGCCAGGGAGATGATGGTTGCTTAATTTTGGAAGGATCAGTGGAGGAGATTTCTATGGCAAGACAGGTGATCTCTGATCAGGACAGTTTGGTGTTTGAGAGGACAGTTTTTGACAAGAACCCCCATTTCTTAAGCTTTTTGAGAAAAGTTTATGGAGGACCAGGGGTGCTGGGTGACTTTTTAGGTGTCACTACCAAGGTTGAAGTTGAGATACGAGACACAAAGCTTAATTTTTTCGCCTTCTCTGCTGATAAACTGAATTACGCGGTAAAGAAAATGCAGGAAAAATTCAAGGATGTCAGGGTTGAAGTTCCTAACTGCTCCGTTGTGCCACCTGAGCTTCGGGAAAAGCTCAAGTCCAAAACAAATGACATGAACCAGGGGCAGTGCAGGGCTCATGTTGTGTTGGGCTCAGATAATACGGTGTGGTTACTGGGCCACACCAAAGAGGTGGATGAGCTTATTGAAACTGCCACAGAGTTCATTTTGGACCACTCAAGCATTGGGGGAAAAGTCGTTCTCCCTTTTCCAGAGATGCAACAACTCCTACCGGAATTTTTACAGCTGCAAACATTTGACCATTCAGGAGTCACCTTCTATCCTTTGACAGCTTCCTCTAGGCCCATGGTTGTGTTAGAAGGTCAATCTAACAAAGTGACTGAGGTGAGGACTCGGCTAGTTCCACTTCTAGACTCTGTTATGAAGACTAAAGTCACAATTGACCTGCCAGGTGCTGTCAGGTATTTTGAAAGTCCCTCTGGAAGAGAAAGCATCTTACGGGTTGCTAATTCTCACAAGTGTCTCGTCAGCTTCGAAGAACAGCTGCACACTAGCAGACAGAATTTGGGAGTTGCGAAATACAGCCTCCAAGATGGGCTCCAGGTGCTGGTGTGTCCTGGTGACATCACCAAACAATATGCAGATGTGATTGTGAATGCCGCTAATGAGGATTTGAAGCATCATGGTGGTGTAGCTGCTGCACTGAGTAAAGCGGGGGGGCCTCAGGTGCAGGAGGAGAGTACAGCTTTAGCAAAGCATGGAAAGATTCCTACAGGTGAGGTGGTAGTGACCACAGGGGGGaacctaaaatgcaaaaaactgCTGCACGCTGTAGGGCCAATTCGTGGAAAAGTAGGTGGAAGAGAGAGGATGTTACTAGAGAAAACAGTCCGCAATGCTTTAGATTTAGCTGAAACGATGGAGTTACGGTCTATAGCTATCCCCTGCATCAGCTCAGGTGTGTTTGGTGTCCCGATCCCTGTCTGCTCTGAGGCTATTGTGACTGCAGTTAACGAGTTTGCTAGTGAGGGAGGTCGAAGTCTGACCACAATCATCCTGATTGACAACAGAGACGAAGTGGTGAGTGCCTTGAAGGACGCATGTGACAGGCTTCTCTCACAAGCGACTACCGCACAAGGCATGCCAAGTGGTCTGGGGTCCAACATGGATGCCACTGGGGAAAACACAGATGGAGGAGTAggaggaactggtggagctccTGTAGGTGTCCAAGTAGAGGTCATTCAGGGAACCATCGAGACCCAGCAG ATGGATGTCCTGGTGTCTCCCATGGCTGGTCATGATCCTGTCTCCACCCAAGTTGGAAAAACTTTGGACAACATAGTTGGACCTCAGCTGACTGCCAGGTTTCGTATTCATGCTGGAGGAATCATACAGCCCGGTGACACTGTCCTAGTGGAAACCTTGCCTGCAATTACATCTAAAGCTGTGACCTTCCTCAGTCTGGTGTGCTGGGATAACAATGAAAACGGACCTGCAGTCCAG GTGCTGAGACAGGGGATCAGAAGTATTCTGACTTCCTGTGAAAGCAGAGGCTTTAGGTCAGTTGCCTTCCCTGTGCTTGGAACCGGTGCTGCCCTGCGTTTTCCTCACAGGGTGGCGTCCAAGGTTCTTTTGGAAGAAATTGGGTCATTTGAACAGAATCGAGCTGGCAGTTCTCCTTTCCTGATCCGTATCGTCATTCACCCCGGGGACAAAGAATCATCTAAG GCCTTCCAGGCTGCCCAGGACAGTTTGCATCTCAGAGGATTCACAGATGGAGCCAACCCTGCag CCTCCTTTTACAGCCATGTCTCTGTAACCGATGATGAGGTCACAGCCATGCTGAGTGGAGTCAAGCTTCAGATGATCCGTGGTGACATCACAAACGGGGGCACTGATGTCATTGTCAACACGACTGACTTCCGTAACAACCAAACTG ATGTCTCTAAGGCCATTCTGACCGCAGCAGGGCCCGCCGTCCAAGCAGAGTTGGCACAAA gGGGCATTCCTGCAGACCGCATTTGCAGCACAGGACCCGGCATGCTTGGATGCAGGGAGATCATCCATGCTTCTTTTAATTCAGATTCTCAGGTGATTCTGAAGAACTGCATCAGGATACTGAAGCACTGTGAGATCAAAGGTTATCAATCAGTGGCCTTTCCAGCCATCAATACAG GAGCCGCTGGGATGGACTATGCTAAAGCCTGCAAAGCGATGCTGGATGGGATGGCCACGGCTGTTAATGACTTGAAACCAAACTCTCTCTCACTGATCCGCATTGTTATCTTTAAACAGCCGGTCTTTCAGTCTTTCAG ATCAGAGCTTGAGAAGCGCTTTGGACAAACTGGTCCTGTCTCTCTCAGCCTAAgag ataAAGCTAAAAAAAGGATGAAGAAATTTCAAGAAAAGCTTCACAGGACCTTCTCATCTTCATCGCCACAAAGCAAAGCCTTCCTCTCCTCAAAGCCCCAGCCAGCTGTATTAAGTGTAATCAGCTGTGGTCCAGATGTCGTCAAGACCATCCAAAGAGAACTGGAGGCAGTCCTGCAGAAGCAGCTCGAAGAGAGAAAGGTGGCAGTGAATAAATTTTCCAGGCTCGATGACATGGAGCTGGACGCAGTGCTGGCTAAAGTCAAAGTTTTGGGAATCAGCCTGGAGCACATTCAGAGTTCTGATACACCATCTGGCAGCAGAGGCGGAAACGTAGCTAGATCTGAAAGAAGAGATCGGTGCGGGTCAGCCGAGGACCTCTATGTGCTGAAAGGACTAAAAGAAGATGTTTTGAGCGTCACTGAGCTGATATACAAAGCCATCGAAAGAGAATCTCAGGACAAAGAAGAAGCACTGATAGGTCTAACAGTTCAGTGGTCGATTCAGCATATAGATGGAACCTGGCAGGAGCTGAGCCTGCATGACAACTACCTCCTGGAGCAGGCTTACTTAAAGAAACAAGCTCCTTTCCAAATGCAGATGCTGGGTGGCATGCCGGAGGTGACTGTTGACCCGACAGCAAAAGAAGCCAGACATTTGCGGACAGGCATTACACACAAGATGAAACGGAGTGTATCTGAAACAG CCATAGAGTTACCAACAAACTGGGAGCCTATGAATGGAAATGAGTTTGTTATGGTCGAACTGCCCCCTACCCACCAGGAGTACCAGACTGTAGCCCAGGCTTTCCTCCAAGCAGCTAAATACACCATACACAAA ATTGAGCGTGTGCAAAACCAGTACCAGTGGCTCGCCTACAGTGTGCTGAGGCAGCGCATACTGACCAAGAATGGTTTGGCAGAGCTCGGTGAGAAGTCTCTCTACCATGGCACCTCATCAGAGTCCTGCAGCTGCATAGCAAAAGGCAGATTTGACAGAGGATTTGCAGGAACCCATG CTGCCAGATATGGGAAGGGAGTGTACTTTGCAGTGAATGCTGCGTATTCGGCCAGATCGTTTTCCCCAGCAGACACATCCAGCCTGAAGCGGCTCTTTGTCGCTCGTGTCCTCACAGGGCGTTACACAAAGGGTGATCGCAATATGGTAGCCGCCCCTGCTCGAGGCCCTGACACTACTGACTGCTATGACAGTCTGGTGGACAACGAGCAGCAGCCCTCCATGTTTGTGATCTTCCACGACGACCAGGCCTACCCAGAATACCTCATCACTTTTAGCTGA
- the LOC114435850 gene encoding protein mono-ADP-ribosyltransferase PARP14-like isoform X2, whose product MTDSYQHPVYLECAALPSDRRKKVESYFHIRRLSGGGDCSPLTEVGDKVYRIAFAEKEAQQRVLQKSEHVVEFADGPLVLRVRDSPSPINTSTATKPNLDRTTSLQEQQTVLGPSLPSSADEYKLELDSYIVRYLQECPEAGKKLNMKLALVGCTAQFFLEKSREKSLVSVRGLAKPGAGNDWKAEVDKIFNGYKTYYESNPRKVSILLQPCDSNQTTDEIKVYSELGIAVVVGESSQVENRLEDVKRRGSRSSQKQTTVYRLGEAKLRLLWKKIECSVRQNFPDVKVSQGDDGCLILEGSVEEISMARQVISDQDSLVFERTVFDKNPHFLSFLRKVYGGPGVLGDFLGVTTKVEVEIRDTKLNFFAFSADKLNYAVKKMQEKFKDVRVEVPNCSVVPPELREKLKSKTNDMNQGQCRAHVVLGSDNTVWLLGHTKEVDELIETATEFILDHSSIGGKVVLPFPEMQQLLPEFLQLQTFDHSGVTFYPLTASSRPMVVLEGQSNKVTEVRTRLVPLLDSVMKTKVTIDLPGAVRYFESPSGRESILRVANSHKCLVSFEEQLHTSRQNLGVAKYSLQDGLQVLVCPGDITKQYADVIVNAANEDLKHHGGVAAALSKAGGPQVQEESTALAKHGKIPTGEVVVTTGGNLKCKKLLHAVGPIRGKVGGRERMLLEKTVRNALDLAETMELRSIAIPCISSGVFGVPIPVCSEAIVTAVNEFASEGGRSLTTIILIDNRDEVVSALKDACDRLLSQATTAQGMPSGLGSNMDATGENTDGGVGGTGGAPVGVQVEVIQGTIETQQMDVLVSPMAGHDPVSTQVGKTLDNIVGPQLTARFRIHAGGIIQPGDTVLVETLPAITSKAVTFLSLVCWDNNENGPAVQVLRQGIRSILTSCESRGFRSVAFPVLGTGAALRFPHRVASKVLLEEIGSFEQNRAGSSPFLIRIVIHPGDKESSKAFQAAQDSLHLRGFTDGANPAASFYSHVSVTDDEVTAMLSGVKLQMIRGDITNGGTDVIVNTTDFRNNQTDVSKAILTAAGPAVQAELAQRGIPADRICSTGPGMLGCREIIHASFNSDSQVILKNCIRILKHCEIKGYQSVAFPAINTGAAGMDYAKACKAMLDGMATAVNDLKPNSLSLIRIVIFKQPVFQSFRSELEKRFGQTGPVSLSLRDKAKKRMKKFQEKLHRTFSSSSPQSKAFLSSKPQPAVLSVISCGPDVVKTIQRELEAVLQKQLEERKVAVNKFSRLDDMELDAVLAKVKVLGISLEHIQSSDTPSGSRGGNVARSERRDRCGSAEDLYVLKGLKEDVLSVTELIYKAIERESQDKEEALIGLTVQWSIQHIDGTWQELSLHDNYLLEQAYLKKQAPFQMQMLGGMPEVTVDPTAKEARHLRTGITHKMKRSVSETAIELPTNWEPMNGNEFVMVELPPTHQEYQTVAQAFLQAAKYTIHKIERVQNQYQWLAYSVLRQRILTKNGLAELGEKSLYHGTSSESCSCIAKGRFDRGFAGTHAARYGKGVYFAVNAAYSARSFSPADTSSLKRLFVARVLTGRYTKGDRNMVAAPARGPDTTDCYDSLVDNEQQPSMFVIFHDDQAYPEYLITFS is encoded by the exons ATGACGGATTCTTACCAGCACCCCGTTTATCTGGAGTGCGCCGCTCTGCCCTCAGACCGGAGGAAGAAGGTGGAAAGCTATTTCCACATTCGGCGGCTGTCAGGCGGAGGAGACTGCAGCCCGCTGACAGAAGTTGGAGATAAAGTTTACAGAATTGCTTTTGCAGAGAAAGAAG CTCAACAACGTGTCCTGCAAAAATCTGAACATGTGGTGGAGTTTGCAGATGGACCTCTGGTTCTGAGAGTGCGAGACAGCCCCTCTCCCATCAACACCTCAACTGCAACCAAACCAAACCTTGACCGAACAACCTCTCTACAG GAACAGCAGACTGTTCTTGGACCAAGCCTTCCGTCAAGTGCTGATGAATATAAACTAGAGCTTGATAGTTATATTGTCCGTTACCTCCAGGAATGTCCGGAGGCTGGGAAAAAACTGAACATGAAGCTGGCTTTGGTGGGCTGCACTGCTCAGTTTTTCCTtgaaaaaagcagagaaaagagcTTGGTTTCAGTCAGGGGTCTTGCGAAGCCAGGTGCTGGAAATGATTGGAAAGCTGAGGTAGACAAAATTTTCAATGGCTACAAAACCTACTATGAGTCTAATCCTCGAAAAGTCAGCATTTTACTTCAGCCCTGTGACTCTAATCAGACCACAGATGAGATTAAAGTGTACAGTGAGCTTGGGATTGCAGTGGTAGTTGGAGAAAGTTCTCAAGTAGAGAACAGGTTGGAGGATGTTAAACGCCGAGGGTCACGTTCAAGCCAGAAGCAGACAACTGTGTATCGACTTGGTGAAGCCAAACTCCGCCTCCTTTGGAAGAAGATTGAATGCAGTGTGAGACAAAACTTTCCAGATGTGAAGGTCAGCCAGGGAGATGATGGTTGCTTAATTTTGGAAGGATCAGTGGAGGAGATTTCTATGGCAAGACAGGTGATCTCTGATCAGGACAGTTTGGTGTTTGAGAGGACAGTTTTTGACAAGAACCCCCATTTCTTAAGCTTTTTGAGAAAAGTTTATGGAGGACCAGGGGTGCTGGGTGACTTTTTAGGTGTCACTACCAAGGTTGAAGTTGAGATACGAGACACAAAGCTTAATTTTTTCGCCTTCTCTGCTGATAAACTGAATTACGCGGTAAAGAAAATGCAGGAAAAATTCAAGGATGTCAGGGTTGAAGTTCCTAACTGCTCCGTTGTGCCACCTGAGCTTCGGGAAAAGCTCAAGTCCAAAACAAATGACATGAACCAGGGGCAGTGCAGGGCTCATGTTGTGTTGGGCTCAGATAATACGGTGTGGTTACTGGGCCACACCAAAGAGGTGGATGAGCTTATTGAAACTGCCACAGAGTTCATTTTGGACCACTCAAGCATTGGGGGAAAAGTCGTTCTCCCTTTTCCAGAGATGCAACAACTCCTACCGGAATTTTTACAGCTGCAAACATTTGACCATTCAGGAGTCACCTTCTATCCTTTGACAGCTTCCTCTAGGCCCATGGTTGTGTTAGAAGGTCAATCTAACAAAGTGACTGAGGTGAGGACTCGGCTAGTTCCACTTCTAGACTCTGTTATGAAGACTAAAGTCACAATTGACCTGCCAGGTGCTGTCAGGTATTTTGAAAGTCCCTCTGGAAGAGAAAGCATCTTACGGGTTGCTAATTCTCACAAGTGTCTCGTCAGCTTCGAAGAACAGCTGCACACTAGCAGACAGAATTTGGGAGTTGCGAAATACAGCCTCCAAGATGGGCTCCAGGTGCTGGTGTGTCCTGGTGACATCACCAAACAATATGCAGATGTGATTGTGAATGCCGCTAATGAGGATTTGAAGCATCATGGTGGTGTAGCTGCTGCACTGAGTAAAGCGGGGGGGCCTCAGGTGCAGGAGGAGAGTACAGCTTTAGCAAAGCATGGAAAGATTCCTACAGGTGAGGTGGTAGTGACCACAGGGGGGaacctaaaatgcaaaaaactgCTGCACGCTGTAGGGCCAATTCGTGGAAAAGTAGGTGGAAGAGAGAGGATGTTACTAGAGAAAACAGTCCGCAATGCTTTAGATTTAGCTGAAACGATGGAGTTACGGTCTATAGCTATCCCCTGCATCAGCTCAGGTGTGTTTGGTGTCCCGATCCCTGTCTGCTCTGAGGCTATTGTGACTGCAGTTAACGAGTTTGCTAGTGAGGGAGGTCGAAGTCTGACCACAATCATCCTGATTGACAACAGAGACGAAGTGGTGAGTGCCTTGAAGGACGCATGTGACAGGCTTCTCTCACAAGCGACTACCGCACAAGGCATGCCAAGTGGTCTGGGGTCCAACATGGATGCCACTGGGGAAAACACAGATGGAGGAGTAggaggaactggtggagctccTGTAGGTGTCCAAGTAGAGGTCATTCAGGGAACCATCGAGACCCAGCAG ATGGATGTCCTGGTGTCTCCCATGGCTGGTCATGATCCTGTCTCCACCCAAGTTGGAAAAACTTTGGACAACATAGTTGGACCTCAGCTGACTGCCAGGTTTCGTATTCATGCTGGAGGAATCATACAGCCCGGTGACACTGTCCTAGTGGAAACCTTGCCTGCAATTACATCTAAAGCTGTGACCTTCCTCAGTCTGGTGTGCTGGGATAACAATGAAAACGGACCTGCAGTCCAG GTGCTGAGACAGGGGATCAGAAGTATTCTGACTTCCTGTGAAAGCAGAGGCTTTAGGTCAGTTGCCTTCCCTGTGCTTGGAACCGGTGCTGCCCTGCGTTTTCCTCACAGGGTGGCGTCCAAGGTTCTTTTGGAAGAAATTGGGTCATTTGAACAGAATCGAGCTGGCAGTTCTCCTTTCCTGATCCGTATCGTCATTCACCCCGGGGACAAAGAATCATCTAAG GCCTTCCAGGCTGCCCAGGACAGTTTGCATCTCAGAGGATTCACAGATGGAGCCAACCCTGCag CCTCCTTTTACAGCCATGTCTCTGTAACCGATGATGAGGTCACAGCCATGCTGAGTGGAGTCAAGCTTCAGATGATCCGTGGTGACATCACAAACGGGGGCACTGATGTCATTGTCAACACGACTGACTTCCGTAACAACCAAACTG ATGTCTCTAAGGCCATTCTGACCGCAGCAGGGCCCGCCGTCCAAGCAGAGTTGGCACAAA gGGGCATTCCTGCAGACCGCATTTGCAGCACAGGACCCGGCATGCTTGGATGCAGGGAGATCATCCATGCTTCTTTTAATTCAGATTCTCAGGTGATTCTGAAGAACTGCATCAGGATACTGAAGCACTGTGAGATCAAAGGTTATCAATCAGTGGCCTTTCCAGCCATCAATACAG GAGCCGCTGGGATGGACTATGCTAAAGCCTGCAAAGCGATGCTGGATGGGATGGCCACGGCTGTTAATGACTTGAAACCAAACTCTCTCTCACTGATCCGCATTGTTATCTTTAAACAGCCGGTCTTTCAGTCTTTCAG ATCAGAGCTTGAGAAGCGCTTTGGACAAACTGGTCCTGTCTCTCTCAGCCTAAgag ataAAGCTAAAAAAAGGATGAAGAAATTTCAAGAAAAGCTTCACAGGACCTTCTCATCTTCATCGCCACAAAGCAAAGCCTTCCTCTCCTCAAAGCCCCAGCCAGCTGTATTAAGTGTAATCAGCTGTGGTCCAGATGTCGTCAAGACCATCCAAAGAGAACTGGAGGCAGTCCTGCAGAAGCAGCTCGAAGAGAGAAAGGTGGCAGTGAATAAATTTTCCAGGCTCGATGACATGGAGCTGGACGCAGTGCTGGCTAAAGTCAAAGTTTTGGGAATCAGCCTGGAGCACATTCAGAGTTCTGATACACCATCTGGCAGCAGAGGCGGAAACGTAGCTAGATCTGAAAGAAGAGATCGGTGCGGGTCAGCCGAGGACCTCTATGTGCTGAAAGGACTAAAAGAAGATGTTTTGAGCGTCACTGAGCTGATATACAAAGCCATCGAAAGAGAATCTCAGGACAAAGAAGAAGCACTGATAGGTCTAACAGTTCAGTGGTCGATTCAGCATATAGATGGAACCTGGCAGGAGCTGAGCCTGCATGACAACTACCTCCTGGAGCAGGCTTACTTAAAGAAACAAGCTCCTTTCCAAATGCAGATGCTGGGTGGCATGCCGGAGGTGACTGTTGACCCGACAGCAAAAGAAGCCAGACATTTGCGGACAGGCATTACACACAAGATGAAACGGAGTGTATCTGAAACAG CCATAGAGTTACCAACAAACTGGGAGCCTATGAATGGAAATGAGTTTGTTATGGTCGAACTGCCCCCTACCCACCAGGAGTACCAGACTGTAGCCCAGGCTTTCCTCCAAGCAGCTAAATACACCATACACAAA ATTGAGCGTGTGCAAAACCAGTACCAGTGGCTCGCCTACAGTGTGCTGAGGCAGCGCATACTGACCAAGAATGGTTTGGCAGAGCTCGGTGAGAAGTCTCTCTACCATGGCACCTCATCAGAGTCCTGCAGCTGCATAGCAAAAGGCAGATTTGACAGAGGATTTGCAGGAACCCATG CTGCCAGATATGGGAAGGGAGTGTACTTTGCAGTGAATGCTGCGTATTCGGCCAGATCGTTTTCCCCAGCAGACACATCCAGCCTGAAGCGGCTCTTTGTCGCTCGTGTCCTCACAGGGCGTTACACAAAGGGTGATCGCAATATGGTAGCCGCCCCTGCTCGAGGCCCTGACACTACTGACTGCTATGACAGTCTGGTGGACAACGAGCAGCAGCCCTCCATGTTTGTGATCTTCCACGACGACCAGGCCTACCCAGAATACCTCATCACTTTTAGCTGA
- the LOC114435886 gene encoding C-type mannose receptor 2-like, which translates to MQWVMFLLVLTGQCFFSVCHLHEYHFININLTWERAQTYCRANYTDLASVFDKTDVQRMREKAEGLETDAWIGLCNYTERDNRTWHWSLPGIEYNQRESNINLYEPNNETENCVKMGNDLQDVNCNNTYKFVCYDEKTPGKKFHLIQDKMNWSQAQNYCRHNHTDLISGAQQLAEFEKERGSEYDLWIGLFRDTWRWSDRSNFSFRHWDKEPWSQDKQIGEKCATTLLKGGKWSFDNCNEQKPFFCYKSKLVLVQELKTWEQALYHCRDRHHDLVTISNPHQQGWVQETAKNATSELVWLGLRYTCALDLWFWISDQLVCYSKWAKEEQGQACDMAVAMKKKEQHEWVRKADTNKFSFICVER; encoded by the exons ATGCAGTGGGTTATGTTTCTGCTCGTTCTGACGG GCCAGTGTTTCTTCTCCGTGTGCCACCTGCATGAGTACCACTTTATTAATATAAATTTGACATGGGAGCGGGCCCAGACCTACTGTAGAGCAAATTACACTGACCTGGCTTCAGTGTTTGACAAGACAGACGtgcagagaatgagagagaaagcTGAAGGGTTGGAAACTGATGCCTGGATCGGGCTGTGCAACTACACAGAAAGAGACAACAGAACGTGGCATTGGTCTCTGCCCGGGATTGAGTACAATCAAAGAGAAAGTAACATCAACCTTTATGAACCAAACAATGAAACAGAGAACTGTGTGAAGATGGGTAATGATCTGCAAGATGTCAACTGCAATAATACGTATAAATTTGTCTGCTATGATG AGAAAACCCCCGGGAAAAAATTCCATCTAATTCAGGATAAAATGAACTGGTCACAGGCTCAGAACTACTGCAGACACAATCACACAGACCTGATCAGTGGAGCCCAACAGCTAGCGGAGTTTGAAAAGGAGAGAGGCTCCGAGTATGACCTGTGGATCGGACTGTTCAGAGACACCTGGAGGTGGTCTGATAGGAGCAATTTCTCTTTCAGACACTGGGATAAGGAGCCATGGAGCCAGGATAAACAAATTGGCGAGAAATGTGCAACAACTCTGTTAAAGGGCGGGAAATGGAGCTTTGATAATTGCAATGAACAAAAACCCTTCTTCTGCTACAAGA GTAAACTGGTCCTCGTCCAAGAACTAAAGACCTGGGAGCAAGCCTTGTATCACTGCAGAGACCGCCACCATGACCTCGTCACCATCAGTAACCCTCACCAGCAAGGTTGGGTTCAAGAGACAGCCAAGAACGCCACCTCTGAATTGGTCTGGCTGGGACTGCGTTACACCTGCGCTCTGGATCTCTGGTTCTGGATCAGTGACCAGCTGGTCTGTTATAGTAAATGGGCCAAAGAGGAACAGGGTCAAGCCTGTGACATGGCGGTCgccatgaagaagaaagagcagcATGAGTGGGTCAGGAAAGCAGACACTAACAAGTTCAGCTTTATCTGTGTTGAACGCTAA